One segment of Desulfosudis oleivorans Hxd3 DNA contains the following:
- the topA gene encoding type I DNA topoisomerase yields the protein MNKPVIIVESPTKVKTITKYTGNAYSVTATSGHLRDLPPHELGIDIDNGFAPDYVNIKGKQKVIKALKSAVGDADDIYLAPDPDREGEAIAFHVADLLKKKGRRFHRVMFHELTKTGIQKGLTEPTELNRNRYDAQQARRILDRLVGYQISPLLWRKVRNGLSAGRVQSVAVRIICDREREIFAFDPQEYWSITAALEGANPPRFEAKLVKKGTKNITIGNQAEADRIVDELSRQAFTVDKIVQKTIKRNPQPPFTTSKLQQEAIRKLGFTAKKTMAVAQELYEGIDLGPGEPVGLITYMRTDSTRIAPEAAHEALAHIRSVFGNDYAPDRPRFFANKNKVQDAHEAIRPTGISYTPESVKRYLSKDQLTLYTLIWKRFVASQMSEAQIDQKTITIAAGDYLLSVSGSTVRFPGFMALYQPEEDKNGAPDKDKGDKLPQLDEKEVLKLIELDPKQHFTTPPPRFSEASLVKELEENGIGRPSTYATILSTIRDKGYVDLINKAFRPTELGFIVNDLLVENFPTILDIEFTANMENDLDRIESDQLQAVRLLERFYGPFSQRIEAAKDRMRSVKGVGMDTGLSCPECGKELKIKLGKNGPFLACSGYPDCKFSRNYARTDKGTVEPVEPDLTVAEGKSCEKCGSPMVVKQGRYGDFLACSAYPDCKSTQSLNSGANAAPIGVKCPEPGCNGDIVEKKSKRGKVFYGCSRFPKCTFASWDKPVDMACPDCGAPFVVEKTTKKEGTVLTCASEGCGFRQRT from the coding sequence GTGAATAAACCGGTTATCATTGTCGAGTCACCGACAAAGGTCAAAACCATTACAAAATATACGGGAAACGCCTACAGCGTCACCGCCACTTCCGGTCACCTGAGGGATCTGCCGCCCCATGAGCTGGGCATTGATATCGACAACGGGTTTGCCCCCGACTATGTCAACATCAAAGGCAAGCAGAAGGTAATCAAGGCCTTGAAAAGCGCCGTGGGGGACGCCGACGATATCTACCTGGCCCCGGACCCGGACCGGGAAGGCGAGGCCATCGCTTTTCACGTGGCCGACCTGCTCAAGAAAAAGGGGCGCCGGTTTCACCGGGTGATGTTTCACGAACTCACCAAAACAGGCATTCAAAAGGGGCTGACCGAGCCCACGGAGCTCAACCGGAACCGGTACGATGCCCAGCAGGCCCGGCGCATTCTGGACCGGCTGGTGGGGTACCAGATATCCCCGCTCTTGTGGCGCAAGGTACGAAACGGCCTGAGCGCCGGCCGTGTCCAGTCTGTTGCCGTGCGCATCATCTGCGACCGGGAACGGGAGATTTTCGCCTTTGATCCCCAGGAGTACTGGTCGATCACCGCTGCCCTGGAAGGGGCCAATCCGCCCCGGTTCGAAGCAAAGCTGGTCAAAAAAGGGACAAAAAACATCACCATCGGCAACCAGGCCGAGGCCGACCGGATCGTTGACGAACTGTCCCGTCAGGCCTTTACCGTTGACAAAATCGTTCAGAAAACGATCAAGCGAAACCCCCAGCCGCCCTTTACCACCAGCAAGCTGCAACAGGAGGCCATTCGCAAGCTGGGATTTACCGCAAAAAAAACCATGGCCGTGGCCCAGGAGCTCTATGAAGGCATCGACCTGGGACCCGGGGAACCCGTGGGCCTGATCACCTACATGCGTACCGACTCCACCCGTATCGCCCCGGAAGCGGCCCACGAGGCCCTGGCCCATATCCGCTCCGTGTTCGGCAATGACTACGCGCCGGACCGGCCCCGGTTTTTTGCCAACAAAAACAAGGTCCAGGACGCCCATGAAGCCATTCGGCCCACCGGGATATCCTACACGCCGGAGAGTGTCAAGCGGTACCTGTCCAAAGATCAGCTGACCCTTTATACCCTGATATGGAAACGATTTGTGGCCTCCCAGATGAGCGAGGCCCAGATCGACCAGAAGACCATCACCATTGCCGCCGGCGACTACCTGCTGTCGGTCAGCGGCTCCACAGTTCGCTTCCCCGGATTCATGGCCCTTTATCAACCCGAGGAGGACAAAAACGGCGCACCGGACAAAGATAAAGGGGACAAGCTGCCGCAGCTTGATGAAAAAGAGGTCCTTAAGCTCATCGAACTGGATCCGAAGCAGCACTTCACCACTCCTCCCCCGCGCTTTTCAGAAGCATCCCTGGTCAAAGAGCTGGAAGAAAACGGCATCGGCCGGCCCAGTACGTATGCCACCATCCTCTCCACCATTCGGGACAAGGGCTACGTGGACCTGATCAACAAGGCGTTCCGGCCCACGGAACTGGGATTTATCGTCAACGACCTTCTGGTGGAAAACTTTCCCACCATTTTAGACATCGAATTTACCGCCAACATGGAAAACGACCTGGACCGCATTGAATCCGACCAGCTTCAGGCCGTCCGCCTGCTGGAGCGGTTCTACGGTCCCTTTTCCCAGCGGATTGAGGCCGCCAAAGACCGAATGCGCAGCGTCAAGGGCGTGGGCATGGACACCGGGCTTTCCTGCCCGGAGTGCGGCAAGGAACTCAAGATCAAACTGGGCAAGAACGGCCCGTTTCTGGCCTGCTCCGGGTATCCGGACTGCAAATTTTCCCGCAACTACGCCCGCACAGACAAGGGGACCGTGGAGCCGGTGGAACCGGATCTCACCGTTGCCGAGGGAAAATCCTGCGAAAAGTGCGGCAGCCCCATGGTGGTCAAGCAGGGCCGGTACGGTGATTTTCTGGCCTGCTCGGCCTATCCGGACTGCAAGAGTACCCAGTCCCTCAACTCCGGCGCCAATGCCGCGCCCATCGGCGTCAAGTGCCCCGAACCGGGCTGCAACGGCGATATCGTGGAAAAAAAGTCAAAAAGGGGCAAGGTGTTTTACGGATGCAGCCGGTTTCCCAAATGCACATTTGCCTCCTGGGACAAGCCGGTTGACATGGCCTGCCCCGACTGCGGCGCCCCTTTTGTGGTGGAAAAAACCACTAAAAAGGAGGGCACGGTACTGACCTGCGCCAGCGAGGGGTGCGGTTTTCGGCAAAGGACATAG